DNA from Magnolia sinica isolate HGM2019 chromosome 19, MsV1, whole genome shotgun sequence:
AAAAGAAGTAATAGAAATTATAATTATTACATGTTTATATTATAAAACTATTACTTTTATAGTGATTTTGCTCGTGAAACAAACAATAGTAGCAAATTCTTTATTACAGTCTAATCTATGCAGTGTCACCACACAAGTAtagaaataagtaattattatctATTTCCAACCATTTAATGTCACAATTGGAAATGGAAAATCAAATACGATCTAAATGTAAAGGAGACTATCGATATTCCAGGGAAATAGTCGATTGGTTAAGAATTAAATAGTCTAATATAATTTTTTTCCATCCCCAAGGCGTATCATATAAACAGTCGAGTTACTGAAATGTGTGGAAGAAAAGAGATACATGGAAGAGgtggaaataaagaaaataaaaaaaatatacatactTAATAATAGGTTTAAGATGTTGCTGTGTTGCTAACTTCTAAGCAACATTTGCACCCTCTCAATTTAATTAAACCAGCACAAGAAGGTTATAGCAAACCCACCGGATACAATAGGTCTCCTCCCTTAAATCAAAGAAATGTAACCTTCCgtatgcaaaataaaaaataaaaaatcggcaTCTAAAACCTACTTTTGCAATATATGCTtttgactttttatttttttcataacttATTTTCTCTTTACACATCAAACCGCCTTATTCCGCATTAATGACGAGCAGGCTCAATATCCCATGCATAAGATTTTTCGACCTCACTTACTTCCCGAGCCCACGACGCGAGCTCGAAAGTAGGGGACTTACTGTTATAGGTAAAACTGGATTGGATAAGAGGAAGGGGTTGGCTCGGACACATGTGCTCATCGTGTGACCAGCCAGCACCAGTCATAACCGAGGAGCTCCTCAACGACCGAAAAGTTATAAATTGCTATTGGGGAAATGTCCTACTTCTCGAGTTCGGCCATTAGAAGTATCTCCACCTCTCTCAAATGCCGAGCCCTTCCATGGTCCTATCCATTTTCGAGCTGATGCTCGAAACATCTCTTGTCAAAGGCCCCCCTGAGGTAGGAACTTGCGTGAAGAAAGGAGCTTGGTTCCAGTGCTCGGACGTGACTCCCAAGGGCAGGTCAAAAGTTCAATAATCTGCTCCATTCTAAGGAGAAACGCAACTACAACTCACTAGATAATCCGGGTCGACAAAACCCATCTTTAGAACGACCGTCCACCTCGGACTCCTACCACGCACTTCTATTGGTTCCAACTGTACCTACCTGAGATCTCAGTCGAGGATCTCAGAAAATAGCTGCAACATGGATCTACCTGAGATCTCAGCCGAGGATCTTGGGAGATACCTGCAACATGCTTGGGATCTGATTCCCTCTACAATACGTGCCTACTAAGCAGGGAGATTGCGATCCACGCCATCACccctcctcaactataaataggagcattcCTAATGGCGAAAGGTACGCACACTCAAACTTATAAAACACACCAAAAAACCTTATGTTCTACTAGACCTAGCTTGTCAGTCTGACTTTGGTATCAGAGGGTCCCCCGCTGCAACCATGGTTTTCATCTTTGTCTTCTTTTGCAGGTATCAAGTGGTCGAAAGAGGACgaccaaatttttgcatcaatgGATAGAAAAGACTCCTAAGAATGCTTATTATTTTAGAACGACTCAAAGATGTGATTTATAGAATAACAAGAGACACATAAAGTCCTTTTCATGACATGCATTTTCGTAGTCTCTCGAAGGTGGCAACTCTGTTAATGGTGGTGTCTTTTCATGGTGTCTCTCTATCAATAATAACTCTTTAAAAACAATTCATTCTCCAGGAAGTATAATGATTCACTCACCAAGAATCACAAAAAAAATTACTTAAAGCCAcattttttaaaccatccattctttttacacaacggtggcccacttgatgaattggCCCAGTCCCAACCAGGCCAGCCACCCCTACCAATCATAAATTATTGCTTATGTAATCAAATAATCTTCTCTTTAAATTAATCAATGCTGTGTATGGAGTGCAAAAAAAGACTGATTTTTTCACATTTTATGTGCTCTGAGACATGAGTGGCATGTCATGTGTAACAGTACTTGTAGAAGAGATTTCATGTTGAGAGTGTGTTCGAGGAGGCGAAAACAAGAACGGCTTTGGTGGCATTTCGATGCCATCCAAACGCCCCATCAACATCTCCAATACTCTAGTAATCGAAGGACGGTCCACCGGATTCATCTGTATACACCACAAGCCTACCATGACCATTTTCCTTGATATACTGGCATCTTCTTCTACAATTGAATCAGTAATATCAATTTCACCCTCTTGAGCCATCTGTTCATAAATCCAATTTGGGAAGTATGTTTTACTTGAATGCTCGGTCATGATTCGGGCCATTTTTCGACATCCAACCATCTCCAGTAGTAGCATTCCATAGCTATAGACATCAGATTTATGGGACACACCGCCAAGGCTGCGTAAGAAGACTTCAGGGGCAATATATCCAACGGTCCCTCTCGCATTTGTCAATGGGACCGCACTATGTTTCCGTGAATAAGACTTAGCTAGCCCGAAATCGGAGATCTTGGGACTGTAATTATGGTCTAATAAGATATTATGAGGCTTGATATCGAGATGCAATATTCGTGTGTCGCATCCTTGATGAAGATATTGAATTCCATGTGCAATTCCAATTGCGATTTCAAGCAACTTGGGCCAACCTAGGCAATGGCCAGCATTCTCGTTGGAGATTAAGTTGCCAAGTGATCCATTTGGCATGAACTCGTATACTAGAGCGCGTTTGGACCCTTCGCAGCAAAATCCCAAAAGACGTATCACATTAACATGATGAATCCTGCCAATGGTATCGACTTCGTTAATGAAATCTCGGCCATAGTCTCGTGACTTCTCTAACATCTTGGCGGCGATCAAGCGGCCATCGGCTAGCTTTCCTTTATAGACGCTGCCATAGCCGCCTTGGCCTAACTTATTGTTGAAGTTGTTGGTCATTTTTTGGATTTCGGAATATGAATATTTGTTCACCGTCTTTGATTGGTAGCTCTTGATGAATTGGTCGACGTTCCGGTCCTCGTCTCTACTTCTTTTGCTCTTGATATGGTCTTTGTTGATGATTGATAGTGCTTTGTTCTTGTATTTGAAGATGGCTAATGCCACTAGTGCAAAGATAAGGAAAGTACCTGCACTTGCTGCACCTGCAAAAGCACATATTTAGTGATTAGaaatcttataaaaaaaaaaaaaaacactcacacACGTATTTCACATGGGCACTTGAAtccatgatctcagtgttgaaacatagTCTGTCTCTGTCTACCTCTATATCATGGAACCGAACCTTTTAGTGATTAAAAGCTTGTTATGTGCATTAAAAggctatttttagttttttaatgtCAATATTTTTGACTCACATGGATAGGTTTGTCACTGGGCTGGACCTATGGTTGCCTTATGCCTTGATTTTAAACCATTCGATGAGATGGACCTATTTAAAATTTTGGATTTGTCTATCCAGGCATAGCTCATTAATTGCCCTATGGATGAATTATATCATTATCTTCAACATCTCAACTTCTTCAGATGATTCGGTTAGGCAAATGACAGGCACATAAGTTTACGGTGGATTAACCACCAAATGCTAACCTTTTTCTTTTACCTCGGATCTTAGAACTATAATAAAAGTAGTTCTTAAAACCTTGCTTTTCGAGTTTTTTTCTGACTTGAAAAGGGTTATAACCTTTCTTTTGGAACCATTTCTAACATGAAAGgggtgtttggatcttaagttgcttaagataagttataCCACAAATATCTTATCTTAATTTTTACTTATTAAAAAGATAAGTACGTTTGGTAAACAATATATTTATCAGCTTCTCATCTCTTCCGTCTTTCCTTATCAATGCCCGTCTTTAACAACTTATGAAtaatagaaaagctaaaaaaaattaactaaagtaattatgtacttttaagtaaaataattacttataactaatcataaaccaaacttatctaaaataagtcaCCTATCTACTACTGTaggtagaaaaagtaatttatttgcggtatccaaacaggcctaaaggactataatctttttttttttgaactattCTTGACATGAAAGGGCTCCAAACCTTCTTAGACTGTCTCGTGGGGAGTATCTTTTTCAGGGAAAAATCTAGATCATGACTTAATAGTTTTCATAGGTGAAAATGACCAAGATACTCTTCATCCACTTTTTCTGATAAAGTAGAGTCAGGCATtgtgggcctacttgatgtatctACCACATACAAGTTGTCCAACATGTGCATCCTACCATTATGAATGGATAACCcaggggaggatgtgaggtcgagcactgtcttcctctgGGGGATAACTGTTCCAAATTCataaaacttctctggactcctcacggaaATTTCTCAAATCTACGAGAAAGAATgctaagcaaaatagaaaataaattctataaaatttgaaattaattgatgatccaaataaacgagttcacaaccctttaaatagtaataccgagcaatgagagagaaatgagaagcaAACTATTactaaaactcctataatttgcaacttactataaataataaacttactatttatagacaattatgatgtctactagtgcacaaggtttttggccaaaaatacttagtgtcctatttggcttcaccaataTGTTCTCCTAATAATTCCATGCACTTCTCACATTGGACGCAACTccaaatcaaactaaaacttactatttatagtaaaaatgaaattaaaatagagaaacgaccgtcgatcgCGGTATTTTACAAATCCGacttgcgcaacccggcataacag
Protein-coding regions in this window:
- the LOC131235341 gene encoding rust resistance kinase Lr10-like, giving the protein MKPTPLISYLSSHVLFILFFFPFNSHSLYDPIAYGRCAPFPCGNLNLTFPFYSQEATGDDPRCGLPGYEIACNTVLKSPTVVIGGKTYEVRDSYRTDRLVIVSDFSLISDLRSQNCDNVQNVSASVPARLELVASSTNLTLFRCDRRLKLPGVFLERVSNYTECGGNDPLYLVNTANGTDRFKAGCGDVDGPDGCTCFSIPVLAASLSNASMLLELKGLADVLSRGFPLQWPVGVEIECSKCQDSNERCGFDVKSNAVVCLSRFKSKDESKAGSKLPKRVIIGAASAGTFLIFALVALAIFKYKNKALSIINKDHIKSKRSRDEDRNVDQFIKSYQSKTVNKYSYSEIQKMTNNFNNKLGQGGYGSVYKGKLADGRLIAAKMLEKSRDYGRDFINEVDTIGRIHHVNVIRLLGFCCEGSKRALVYEFMPNGSLGNLISNENAGHCLGWPKLLEIAIGIAHGIQYLHQGCDTRILHLDIKPHNILLDHNYSPKISDFGLAKSYSRKHSAVPLTNARGTVGYIAPEVFLRSLGGVSHKSDVYSYGMLLLEMVGCRKMARIMTEHSSKTYFPNWIYEQMAQEGEIDITDSIVEEDASISRKMVMVGLWCIQMNPVDRPSITRVLEMLMGRLDGIEMPPKPFLFSPPRTHSQHEISSTSTVTHDMPLMSQST